One Stigmatopora nigra isolate UIUO_SnigA chromosome 1, RoL_Snig_1.1, whole genome shotgun sequence DNA segment encodes these proteins:
- the LOC144205428 gene encoding zinc finger protein PLAGL2-like, translating into MFHQQEQLKSQLQDTPIANRQLGFHCQECGKQYNTQLGYRRHLLEAHSAGAGLPCSEGAPSLLEHLGGGHIDRPPPEGNNNAVVSVRERKYSCERCDRRFYTRKDVRRHAVVHTGRRDFLCPRCAQRFGRRDHLTRHLKKSHAHDAGLIPLVTASTPVETSTPTSQGPGKELSPAASDRGSSSSTKEPVESFTRDMFNSYPISNPVSGMSHPHGLMQVSMGVGRHMPPASPHNHHHHLQPLSAPQQQSYSSVPRYQQGSTSYPRTDVDSFLLDLQGAPPPHISSVNSSTSTSSSPQREMLAEGMAVSSDPHLVPRNPELSCTTNMELGPLLGFLPFGLPPYGSHVGMGGLMMGYPAATTATSSPTSTTGLSSQASGPFTFFQPPQAHVPQGPVAHNHSQLPQAYSTSAVSTSSSLPHYYQAFQQ; encoded by the coding sequence ATGTTCCATCAGCAAGAACAACTAAAGAGTCAGCTGCAGGATACCCCCATAGCCAACAGACAGCTAGGCTTCCACTGTCAGGAGTGCGGAAAGCAATACAACACGCAGCTGGGATATAGGCGGCACCTACTGGAAGCTCACAGTGCTGGTGCAGGCTTACCCTGTTCGGAAGGCGCACCATCCCTGCTGGAACACCTGGGCGGCGGCCATATTGACAGGCCACCGCCAGAGGGCAATAACAATGCCGTCGTGTCGGTAAGAGAGAGGAAATATTCCTGTGAGCGATGTGACCGCCGCTTTTACACTCGCAAGGATGTGCGGCGCCATGCCGTGGTGCACACTGGACGCCGGGATTTCTTGTGTCCCCGCTGTGCCCAACGGTTTGGTCGTAGGGACCACTTGACCCGTCACTTGAAGAAGAGCCATGCGCACGATGCGGGATTAATTCCACTGGTTACGGCCAGTACCCCAGTGGAAACATCTACTCCAACCAGTCAGGGTCCAGGAAAGGAATTGAGCCCTGCAGCTTCAGATCGAGGTTCCTCCTCATCCACCAAGGAACCCGTGGAGAGCTTTACTAGGGACATGTTCAACTCCTACCCTATTTCTAATCCTGTGTCTGGAATGAGTCACCCACATGGCCTCATGCAGGTCTCCATGGGTGTGGGTCGCCACATGCCCCCGGCATCGCCTCACAACCACCACCATCACTTGCAGCCTCTTTCGGCACCGCAGCAGCAGTCATACAGCAGCGTGCCTAGGTACCAACAAGGATCTACCTCATATCCTCGCACAGACGTGGACAGTTTCCTGCTGGATCTGCAGGGGGCTCCTCCTCCACACATCAGTTCTGTCAACTCTTCTACCTCGACGTCCAGCTCTCCTCAACGGGAGATGCTCGCTGAAGGGATGGCTGTCAGCAGCGATCCACACCTCGTGCCCAGGAATCCCGAGCTTTCCTGCACCACTAACATGGAACTCGGGCCGCTCTTGGGCTTTTTGCCTTTCGGCTTGCCACCTTACGGCTCTCACGTTGGAATGGGTGGCCTAATGATGGGTTATCCTGCTGCCACCACCGCCACATCTTCACCAACCTCCACCACTGGGTTGTCCTCTCAGGCTTCAGGGCCGTTTACCTTCTTCCAGCCTCCTCAGGCTCATGTGCCCCAAGGCCCTGTTGCCCACAACCATAGCCAACTACCTCAGGCATACAGCACTTCTGCTGTTAGCACTTCTAGCTCATTACCTCATTACTACCAAGCCTTTCAACAATAG